The window CCTTATACTCTTTGGCTCAAGCTTGTTTCTCATCTCTCCTGGTACCATCACATAGCTCACGCAGCCAAACACTCTCAAGTGGTTTAGGGATGGCTTGATCTTGTTGAGAACTTCAAATGGAGACTAATCTTGCAGCACTCTGGTTGGTATCCTGTTGATCAGATAGCACGCAGACATAACTACATCACTCCAATACTGCTTAGGAACATTACTCTGAAACATCATGGACCGAGCAACTTTCATAAGGTGTCGGTTTTTCCTTTCTGCCACACCATTCTGCTGAGGGGTATAGGGGCAACTTGTTTGGTGAAGAATCCCATGTTGAGCTAGGTGTTGCTTAAACAATTTGCTTGTATACTCACCACCATTATCAGATCTGAAAATCTTAAGCTTGGCATTATATTGGTTAGTCACATAGCATTGAaagtttttaaatgtttcaagCACACTATCCTTTGTTTTAATGAGTGTTATCCAGgtgtatttagatttttcatcaataaatGTTACAAAGTACTTATAATTCTCTCTAGATAAACATGGAGCAGTCCACACATCAGAATGCACAAGATCAAAACAGTTTTCATAAATAGTACTAGACTTTTGGAAAACAGTTCTACAATGTTTACTTGAGATACATGCTTCATATTCATTATTCTTAAACATGACACCTGGTAACATTAGGTTCAAAGCTCTAACATGAGGATGGCCtagtctagcatgccacaatgcatTATTTTTCAAAGCGGAAACTGATTGAAATGAATAACTAAGATTAGAAACATGAGCAATGTCTATCAGCTAAAGAAAGTCCTCCCGATTCTCCCCCCTTATCTCTAACTGTTAGAGATCGCCTTAAGTCAGTAGAGTGAGGGTTATCAGCTAGCATCAGTCTTTCTTTAATAGGCCGACGTCCAGAAGAAACTTGTTCCGCTGAAACTTCCCCTTCATCTCTACGGGAAAGAGCTCTTCTTAGGTCCGTTGAGTGTGGTATAGGGGCTGGTAGTGTCGGAGCTTGTAATACAGAATCATGGCTAGGAGCTCGCCTTTCCTCCAGTCTGCGGTTACTGTTAGCTCTGACTCGATCATGTGCTTCTGCTGTCTTACTTGGAAAGACTGAGTTCCTGGGATTTATTTCGGCTCTAGCTCCAGATTCCCGTGAGAAGGACCTTCCTAAAATGTAGTCTTCACGGCCTCTACGGTATTCACTAGTGAAAGGTTCGTAGCTTTGATTACGACGTGAGTTGTGTCTTGAATCTGTTCTACGATCTTCGTAGTAGTTCCTTTTGGAGAATGTGGATGAAGATTCTCTCATCTGTCGGTTTTGATTACTTTTTCCATTCCTCCTCTCTTCATACTTCCTCCTGTTCTCATCAAGGCTAGCCATGGTATTCTTTTGAGAGGTACTAAGCCTGTGAGGACTTCTGTCACGCTCCCTAGAATCCTCCACCAGAGGGCAGGCATCTTTTTCATGGCCAAGAGAGTAACATCTGAAGCAGTGTTTCTGCAGGTTTTCATAAGTAAATTCCACCTCTATTGTTTCTCCCGAGGGTAGAGTGAAATCTCTGAACATCTCCAGGGGGTTGAGTCCATTGATGCTAACCCGAACTCGAGCTTGAGTTGGTATGCATGCTTCCACCGTGCCTATTTCGTTTCCAATGGCACGTAGAGCTGTATCATCCCAGTAGTGTAGGGGAACTCCATTAATCTGAATCCAGAATGGTAAGAGAGCTGGGAACTTGTCAGAGATCACTGGTTCCCAACGTTGAACAATAATCATCCATCTTTTGAAGTGGAAAGGAGCCTTGTTGAGAATGGTGAGCAGGTCTCTTTCATTGTCGAACCGGAACTGGAAAAGGAGGGGTCCCATGTCTCTTCCAGTGAGGCGCCCAGAGACATTCCCGTGTTGAAGAAAGAATTCCACCAGAGCTTTGGTGTTCTGAACTGCAGGGTTTGTTACTCTCCCAATAAGGGTAAACTTGTTCTCATCTATTAGAACCGTTGTATCAATCTCTGGAATTTGGGCAGGAGGCTTGCGGCTCAACTGGTCTCTAGTCGAGATCCATTTCTTCTTGTCCTCTCTTGAGTATCGGTGGCTCATGTCTTTATCGAAGGAGATGCCGGTGCTGAGTTACAGAGCTAGAAGTAAGGGCTTCTCACAGAGAGCAAAAACTAGCGAGATTTTGTATAAGATTCTTCTTCACTGTTGTCCTAGCAAGCTTCGTTTGTAATGGAGTCAGTAGTTGAGGTAGAGATTGTCCACGGGAAAGCTTATCTTTGCCCTCTAATAGGAAAGCTTTACGTACGAACCAAGGAACGTCCACAGGATCCAGTCACCTTCAAGACATCGAAATCCAATATTTTGAGGAAATCATGGAACCACCAAGACTCTCTAACAACAGACCCTCGGGATCCCGCCCACCGGGAACACTCCACTCTCCAATAGAGCAAATCTCCCCAATAAGATCCTTGAGCGAAGATAGGAGACATGTCACCTTACGGTTAGGACCACAACCTGTGGAGAACCAACAAAACTCTCCTATCCAAGCCAGGCTATCTGATGGCCAGGGAATTGTTACTCGAAGTGTGGCAAAAAGGAAGGAAGGAAAAGCGCcaccaaaaaagaaatataaccCCAGCCCTGTAAACGGAATTAGcctgaagaagagaagagttgCTAAAACTCAAAACTCACCTAGAAGGAGGACACAGGCGAGCAacacagcaacaacaacaactcagCGCAAAGGAACCCCAAAAGCAAACATTATTCCTGCAATCTCAAAGAAGAATAAGGATTTTCGGGCAGAACCAAGCGCTCTTCCTTAGCGCTACtcagctggaactgtcaaggaATTGGGAGCACCTTGACAGGCCAGCGGCTGCGGGAATTCAAGTCTCGGATCTCCCCAGAAATCATTTTCCTACAAGAAACAATGAATCAAGACGAAGTGGTACTCCGACTATTCCAAAAAACGGAATACACAAACCACTTCATGGTAACACCAAGTGGAACAGGAGGCGGATTGTCCTTATCTTGGAAGGCTGAGGTTCAGGTGGACATTCTTTCCTCCTCCTCAAATTTTATAGACACTTCTATCTCTATGTTCCAAAGATCTATGCTAGTCACGTTCATCTATGGATCACCCCGACAAGAAAACAGAGCACAGTTCTGGAGTCAATTGACAGAACTAGGTCTAGGACGTGATGAGGAAGCTTGGCTCAGCGTGGGAGACTTCAATGACTTGCTGGACAACTCAGAGAAGGTTGGAGGACCTTTACGCTGGGAGGGCTTCTTCCTTGCCTTTAGAAGCTTTGTCTCTCAGATGGGGTTATGGGATCTCCAACACTCGGGTAACTCTCTGTCCTGGAGAGGCACTAGATATAGCCACTTCATTCAATCCCGTTTGGACAGAGCGATGATGAATTGTAAATGGGCTGAGAACTACCCGACGGGCTGTTGCGAGTATTTGAGATTCGAAGGTTCGGATCATAGACCGATACTTGTGCAACTCAACCAAAGTCCACCGAAGAAACGAGGACTTTTCCGTTTCGACAGAAGACTAAAAGACGAGCCAGAGATCCAAAACCTGGTAGAGAAACATTGGACTTCAATGTCATATGAATCAGTATTGGTGAAGATTTGTAGGATAAGGAGAAAGATCATGGAATGGTCTAAACAACAAAATAGGAACAGCAAAGCGCTCATTTTGGAAACACAGGAAAAACTAGAGGAGGCCCTAGCAAGCATCAACCCTGATCCCACCATAATTGGTTCCCTGTCACAGATTTTGGAGAAGGCCGACTTGGAGGAGGAACAATACTGGAAACAAAGAAGTAGAATCCAATGGCTACACAGTGGCGATCGCAACTCTGCCCTTTTCATGCTGTAACCCGAGAAAGAAGAACCATTAATAACTTCTCTGTAATCGAGAACTCCTTGGGCCAACCGGTGTTTGAAGAAGAACAAATACTTCAAACCATTGCGAACTACTACTCCGAGCTTTTCACGTCGAACCAGACACCTTCACTTCACGTGGTTGAGGAAGTATTGTCTCCCATCATCACGACTGAAATGAATGATGCCTTGACTAGGATACCAGACAAGTCCGAAATCAAACAAGCGGTATTCTCCATTAACCCGGACAAAGCACCAGGACCAGACGGTTTCTCTGCGAGTTTTTACCAAAGTTTCTGGGACATTATTGGAGATGATGTAGCTGCTGAAGTCGGGTCTTTTTTCACGACCAACACACTCGATGCTCGCTTCAATGAGACTCATGTCAGGTTAATTCCGAAGACTAAAGGAGCAAAGACAGTTGCGGATTACAGGCCCATCGCCTTATGTAGTAAGCACTACAAGATCATTGCAAAGGTGCTCACATCGCGTCTTCAACCAGTGCTCCAAACCGTAGTCTCAAAGAACCAGTCTGCTTTCGTTAAAGGGCGCGCAATAGCTGACAACGTACTCATTACCCACGAAGTTCTTCACTATCTACAGACCTCGGGTGCTAGTGTTCGGTGTGCAATGGCAGTTAAAACCGACATGAGCAAAGCGTACGACCGCATTGAATGGAACTTTATGGAGAGAGTACTAACAAGATTGGGTTTTCACCCCACTTGGGTGGTCTGGATTATGGAGTGTATCCGCTCAGTCTCCTACTCCTTCTTAATAAATGGCGCAGCACAAGGAAAGGTAACCCCTTCAAGGGGTATCCGCCAAGGAGATCCCCTATCACCTTACCTTTtcattctatgcacggaagttCTCTCGCAGCTCTGCCTCAAATCCATGAACGATgggaaaatggctggaatcaaAGTGGCCCGAAGCTGCCCTCCAATCAACCACTTACTTTTTGCGGACGACACAatgttttttacaaaaacaaatgtgTCCAGCTGCGAGGCCCTGAAACGCATCCTGAACTTGTATGAAGAAGCATCGGGGCAGTGTATTAACCTTGGGAAGTCAGCTATTACCTTCTCATCTAAGACTCCAAGTGAAGTTAAGGATCGAGTCAAAAACTTCCTCAATATCCACAATGAAGGTGGAGTGGGAAAATATTTGGGTCTCCCCGAGCATTTcggaaggaagaagagagacatCTTCGTAAGCCTCATTGATAGAATCAGACAAAAATCGATCAGCTGGACCACGAGATATCTATCAAGCGCCGGGAAACAAGTTCTTCTACAAGCAGTGTTAGCAGCCTTGCCGACGTACACAATGTCCTGTTTTAAATTGCCCCTCTCGATCTGTAAACAAATTCAGAGCGTCCTAACGCGGTTCTGGTGGGATGCGAAACCAGCAGTAAGAAAGCTCTGCTGGGTGTCCTGGAATAGACTTACTAGACCAAAAGGGATTGGAGGTTTGGGTTTCAGAGAAGTAGAACAGTTCAACAATGCTCTATTGGCAAAACTAGCTTGGAGGATACTAAAAGAACCCCAGTCTCTTCTTGCACAGACTTTACTTGGGAAGTATTGTGTAAATGCCTCATTCTTAGGTTGCACGGCACCTGCAGTAGCCTCCCACGGATGGAGGGGAATACTAGCAGGAAGAGAGGTTATCCGCAAAGGACTTGGTTGGATTGTGGGAAACGGGAAAGACATTCGGGTTTGGGCAGAGCCTTGGCTCAGTTTGGAGAGACCCATGACCCCTGTAGGCCCGCCTACCCAAGCTAATCTCAATCTCTGTGTGGCGGACTTTCTTTTACCTGCATCCAACAGTTGGAACCTTCAAATGATCAGAGAGCATTTGCCTCATTATGAGGAGGCTATAAAGTCAATTATCACTAGCGACTGTGATATGAAGGATGAATTGGTGTGGCTGAATGATAAATCGGGTATGTACACAACGAGATCAGGCTATGCATTGGCAAAGATCAACTCAGACCCGGATCCACTAGACCACTTTGACTGGAAGAAGTGGATATGGTCCCTCAACACCTCATCAAAACTCAAGCATCTACTCTGGAAGGCCAACGCTGGAGCCCTTCCCGTTGGTGCCGCACTACAAAACAGGGGAATCGCCATTGATGATAAATGCGTGAGGTGTGGTGCGGTCGAAACTGAGATCCATGTTCTGCTCCACTGTCCTTTTGCTACCGAAGTTTGGACCAAACTTCCTTGCCTTAATTCCCCGTCTTCTATACAACAACCTCCAATGTCGGTCCCAGAACTTTTGGACAGTTGCAGTAGAATCGTTACTTTGCCTCCGGTAGGACTAGGAACAACGCCTATCTCCCCATGGGTGATTTGGAACCTCTGGACCAATAGAAACAAGCTACTGTTTGATGATAAAGAGTACACGATTGATGAAACGGTCTTGAAAATCCTTAAAGACTCTCGAGCTTGGGCAGGAGCTCAAGACAAGCAGGAAAAAATAATGTTGCCACAGAATGTGGATCTCTCTCGCCGTGTGTCTAACTCCCATGTTCCCCAATCTTCTCATGTTGCAGGACCTTCATGGAGTGTCTTCTCGGATGCTGCTTGGGACTCTGTCTCTGGGAACTGTGGAATGGGATGGCACTTTCGCGATAACATGTCTTCACCAGCAGGCAGCACTTCTTCAAAACGCCACTCAGTCTCCTCAGCCCTTGTAGCAGAGGCGTTGGCGTTAAAGGCCGCAATCACAGAAGCGGCCAACCGTGGCATTGACTCTCTTAGAGTTTTCTCTGACTCCAaaactctcatctctctcttggCCACCAAGAAGAATAACATTTGGATTCAAGGAACACTCTTCGATATTCACCATCTATCCAGTTCTTTTAGCTCTATCTCTTTTTGTTTCATCCCGCGTGTGGGAAATGCAATGGCTGATACTCTTGCTAAAGCAGCACTACGATCTTTAAATAACTCTCCGTTGGTGGATGAGTAAAACTATTGTTGGATTACtcctttaatgaattaaatatgtttttcgatcaaaaaaaaaaaaaaaaaaaaaaaaaNNNNNNNNNNNNNNNNNNNNNNNNNNNNNNNNNNNNNNNNNNNNNNNNNNNNNNNNNNNNNNNNNNNNNNNNNNNNNNNNNNNNNNNNNNNNNNNNNNNNNNNNNNNNNNNNNNNNNNNNNNNNNNNNNNNNNNNNNNNNNNNNNNNNNNNNNNNNNNNNNNNNNNNNNNNNNNNNNNNNNNNNNNNNNNNNNNNNNNNNNNNNNNNNNNNNNNNNNNNNNNNNNNNNNNNNNNNNNNNNNNNNNNNNNNNNNNNNNNNNNNNNNNNNNNNNNNNNNNNNNNNNNNNNNNNNNNNNNNNNNNNNNNNNNNNNNNNNNNNNNNNNNNNNNNNNNNNNNNNNNNNNNNNNNNNNNNNNNNNNNNNNNNNNNNNNNNNNNNNNNNNNNNNNNNNNNNNNNNNNNNNNNNNNNNNNNNNNNNNNNNNNNNNNNNNNNNNNNNNNNNNNNNNNNNNNNNNNNNNNNNNNNNNNNNNNNNNNNNNNNNNNNNNNNNNNNNNNNNNNNNNNNNNNNNNNNNNNNNNNNNNNNNNNNNNNNNNNNNNNNNNNNNNNNNNNNNNNNNNNNNNNNNNNNNNNNNNNNNNNNNNNNNNNNNNNNNNNNNNNNNNNNNNNNNNNNNNNNNNNNNNNNNNNNNNNNNNNNNNNNNNNNNNNNNNNNNNNNNNNNNNNNNNNNNN is drawn from Brassica oleracea var. oleracea cultivar TO1000 unplaced genomic scaffold, BOL UnpScaffold01366, whole genome shotgun sequence and contains these coding sequences:
- the LOC106321266 gene encoding uncharacterized protein LOC106321266, with the translated sequence MSHRYSREDKKKWISTRDQLSRKPPAQIPEIDTTVLIDENKFTLIGRVTNPAVQNTKALVEFFLQHGNVSGRLTGRDMGPLLFQFRFDNERDLLTILNKAPFHFKRWMIIVQRWEPVISDKFPALLPFWIQINGVPLHYWDDTALRAIGNEIGTVEACIPTQARVRVSINGLNPLEMFRDFTLPSGETIEVEFTYENLQKHCFRCYSLGHEKDACPLVEDSRERDRSPHRLSTSQKNTMASLDENRRKYEERRNGKSNQNRQMRESSSTFSKRNYYEDRRTDSRHNSRRNQSYEPFTSEYRRGREDYILGRSFSRESGARAEINPRNSVFPSKTAEAHDRVRANSNRRLEERRAPSHDSVLQAPTLPAPIPHSTDLRRALSRRDEGEVSAEQVSSGRRPIKERLMLADNPHSTDLRRSLTVRDKGGESGGLSLADRHCSCF